TACCTACAGGGAAGGCATTACGTTGATTGTCTGCCGAGTGCACCAAGTTGCTTTACAACGCCTCTGCAATGAAGGGATCCACCTTAGCTAccccagcagcggcggcgggaaggCTCGGTCCGAGCCTCAGCCAGGGTGCCGTGGATAAATCGTCGGTTCGGACAGCGGACGCTGCCTGGAATGTAGGCTTCGTTGCCGTGGGAAGTCTCAAGTCAAAGGAAGTGGTTGACATTTTCTACGGCCGGTTGACCtcgaaggagaagagcgcAATTGCGCCGCTGTTTCCGGGAGTTCTGCAAACCGCCCCAAACGCCTCTGCTTCGGTGCGCAGGAAGTTCCCCGTGGAGGATGGCGGAGTCATGTTTCTGGCCTCAGATTCAACGGGCTCTTTTTTGTTTGGAGTATATGTACAGGACAGAACCTACCCAGAACGCGCTGCGTTTGCTTTGTTAACGGTGCGTCAAGCGAGTTCCGCCCATTCCCGCTGCGTCCCACGCGTGTCCGCGTAGCCCATTGCCCATACATCCCGTTTTTTCCACAGATACGTGCCTCCAGCCGTCGGTGTGCCTTTCAGAATGCTTCGACAAGAGAGACTCTGTCATATTTGCTCCCGTGCCACAGCCTTGCAGCGTGCCACGTCCGAGTTCATcaggctgccgccgtcgaTTCAAACTGGACGCACACCGTTTCGTGGTGCGTCTTTTGAAGAGGGTGGAATTGCCAGTGCCGGCTGGTCTGCCTGAACGGTTGGATGCTTCTGTGTGCACAGGAAGTTCAGCAGTTGGTTTCAGAGGCCATTCAAGCCGAGCCAGCATGCGGGAAGAAACCGGGGCTGCTTGCAAAGCGAGTGCGTCAAGCTGTGAGGGGCCTCATCTCCAAGTTCGACCTGCCCGCCTCGGTTGACAAGACTGCAGAAGTACTCAAGAAGGTGGAGGATGTAAAGCTTGAGATGGAGAAAAACGTGCAAAAAGTGCTGCAGAACCAAGCGAACCTGGAGAGTCTCGAATCCAAAACAGATCAGCTTGCAAGCAGCGCCAAAACGTTCAAGCAGACAGCGGGCGACGTCAACAGAGCCACGTGGTGGCAGAAAGTCAAACTCACAATCCTGCTTGGCTTTTTCGTCACCGCTGTTGTCGCCTATCTCGTGTTCATTATCCTCGACTTTGTGCTAAATGCCGACAGATAGACAGAAAGGGCGGACTGCTtgctcgcgggcggcgtctgaATGGTGAGCAAGCCCGGCGCGAGGGCCCCAGTCCCGCTGTTATTCTGTCTCATGTACGCCACCCATTTTCCGATGCAAATTTGTACAGGGTGTTTTCGTGGACTTCGCATCGAGGCTTCCTTTTGGAGGAGTGGAGTGAAGTGCCCtcagcgcgcggctccgctgtACGATTTGATGCGCGCGTTTGTCGTGTGTAGCGCTTTTTTTGTGGAGAATCATGGTTCATACATTGGGACAGGCGTTTTTCACGAGCCTGCACGAAGAAAAAGCTGACCAAGTTGGCGGGGCGTGTGCGTATACAGATAACGCCCGAGACCGGGAGGTTCATCTGAAACGTGCGGCGGGTGGGGTTCCTTGGTTAACTCAGAATGCAGGAAATCGTCGACGCGCCAGGCACTCCCTTTTGAAAACCGGCGCTACTTCTCCGCTCTGCGAGCCGTACTTCGTGTCGTGTCGGTCCCTGAGTATTTTGGTTTGGTTCATGTGGTATATTCGCGGTGCGACGAGCTTCTCGCTTTGCACTTGTCGAACAGGTATGTGGGCGAGGACAGTTTGAATTTTTCAAGGCGGGTGCAGAAATGCCAGTCGCGAAGGACAGGCCGAAGATGGCTTTGGCACGGGTCTGCCGGCTGCCATCTCATCTGGAAGCATCACACCGTCGTACCCTTCAAGAGTCAGCAGGTCCACGGCATTTTTCTGAGTTGGCAGGCAAGATCGGATGCCGTCTGTGCGCCTAACTGCGGGTTCCCTCGTAGTTTGAGAAAAGACCGACAGAACGGTCTGTTGCCAGGTTGCTGCATGACCTGCATCGTCACCTGACATCCTGCTGTACATCCGCGCGTGTGGGGGTTTTTCCATGGATTTTAGGGTTGTCTGTCGCACTGCCCGGGTGACCAGACGCATCCACCGTGCTGCTGAGCTCCTACGAAACGCGTGCCTTGCACATGCTCTCAGCCTactcaggcgccgctgcacaaCCCTAGCTTCGCTCATTTGATCTAGATCATACCTGGTCTCAACGCGCAGCACTAAGACCGCCATTCTTGAGCCGATTAGCAGGCAATGAGGCGACATTCGGCGGAGCATCACTGTCATGCGCTGTGAtccgtccgcggcgtcggggtTGGTTCACGACTTGCAGCTGAGCTGCAGGATTTTTGACGGAAAACCATCCGCCTGAAGTACTGCGATCACTACACCTGCAACAGGAAAGCCTATCCTGGACACTTGACTCCGAGTCTGTACATTCTTTTAGTCGGCCGTGAGGCCTTGTATTCTTCGTGGGGTTCAACCATACTACCGTTTGATCTCTGTCTCTCTAAGGCTGAACTGGGTTGAAGCTCTGTTTAGCGGAAGCATGCGGCAAAATGTCAATCTACTGTAGAACGCCCGTTATATCGTTCAAGATCTGCAATTCAGGtccggcctccgcgagcaCGTAGCTAGCCATTCGCTCGCCCAGCCAGTCCGCAGGCAGGGccgccgaaaaaaaaacaaaaaggGAATCGAACGaacagaagacgcagggAGACACGCTGCTAAATTGCACGGTCGCCAAAATGCAGTGCATGAAAAAACAATAAGTGAGCGCAGCGCTTCTCGACCTTCAAAAAAGACGATCGagcctccgctcgcgcgcgtgtggCGGTACCCAAGCGCGGATGATAAGAACCGCTCCAACGATATGCATATGATATACGTATACATCACACTGCTAAACAGGTAGACTCAACATGCGTCGACATACCTACAGTTAGCTTCCTTCTGCAGAGGAACACGCCGTGTAACGCGGCATCCGACAACCGTGAAATCGCGAAACGAGGTGAACACAGGGCGACGCCAGCCGACGCTTCGGCGCCCCGGCGaccagcggcggctgcgggaaACCGGAAAAATACGGAATCACGGGGTGTTGGAGcacgcagggagagaggctgAAATGCGAGAAAATCGAGGAAAATCTTTGGCGCAGGAAACCCGACCCATCAACCACCCGACTCTTCAGCCGCTGCCGGAGCTCTGTGGTATGTTcgtatgcatgcgcacgcggcctcgcagtcTCAGTCGCACAAGCGCAAGCACAAACTCTTccaagaggagaaaaacacgCCAAACGCAGCCGACTCGACATAGCTGTCATCaccatatatatgtaaaccCACAcattatatgtatatatgtgtatgtggcTTCCCGCGACGTGATCGCATGCCTGACGCGTGCGGCACAATTTTACCCCTTTTTCAAACATGAGGCCAAAGAACACCACGGCCTGAGAGGCTGCGCATCCCGTTTTTGCCTAAAGGACACGCCGTGGAGCGAGCGCAAAGAAGAAATAACCCCCGCCACAGACACTCTGGGGCGACCCCTAACTGGTATCTGCCCTTTTTCACCACCCGTTTCACAGGCTTCTGCCTCTCAACTCGCGCTGTTTTCTTCGCGTGCTTCCACCCAGCCCCTCCTCCGG
This portion of the Besnoitia besnoiti strain Bb-Ger1 chromosome VII, whole genome shotgun sequence genome encodes:
- a CDS encoding synaptobrevin protein (encoded by transcript BESB_077030) is translated as MKGSTLATPAAAAGRLGPSLSQGAVDKSSVRTADAAWNVGFVAVGSLKSKEVVDIFYGRLTSKEKSAIAPLFPGVLQTAPNASASVRRKFPVEDGGVMFLASDSTGSFLFGVYVQDRTYPERAAFALLTEVQQLVSEAIQAEPACGKKPGLLAKRVRQAVRGLISKFDLPASVDKTAEVLKKVEDVKLEMEKNVQKVLQNQANLESLESKTDQLASSAKTFKQTAGDVNRATWWQKVKLTILLGFFVTAVVAYLVFIILDFVLNADR